tcggccgcgccgtCTAGTTTCCCGGAGGAGGCGAGCGGCGTCGAGGAGAtggtgagcgtcgttgacgtgaaGGTGGTGGTGTCAGGCAGCGGTCGGAGGCAGGCGAGGTGTTTCGCAGCAATGGCGCACGGTAGCTACCCCAAGAGGATGTTGGCGTTGGGTGCTGAACGTCCGCATCGGGGTTGAGGGAAGTGTTCGGCCACAGGCGATGGTCTGGTTGCATCGGGCCTCGTCGGCGGCAGTATCGGGATATATGTCCGGTCATGCCACAGCGGTAACACACAGGTGGCGGGCGCCAGCTATCAACGTATGATGCTTGCCAAGCGTGGTCAGAACGTTGGTTGTAATCATCTCGAAGCTGTTGTCGTGCCAAGTCGCCTTCGTAGGCACGCCGTCTGCCCACAGACTGGTAAGCAGACTGTACCTCGCGGGGTCTCCGATCGGCGAAGTTCTGCAAAACGCCAGCTGGAACCCAAGAAGTAGATGGTGTTGCGGGCTCTGCCTGCAATGCGCAACCATCTTGCTGGGCGTCATTTCGGTGCACAGGGTCTTGATACCGGaggagttcctcgcgcacaatttgGCGAATCATGTCAGCCGTTGACACTGGAGCAGCGACGTCAACGCTGGCGATGGAGGTGACATTCGCCAGGCGCCCAAATTTCGGCACAATACGACGAAGCTTCAAAGCCTCGAACGCTCTGCAATGCCTGATGACGTCGGCCGTCGATGTCATGCTGTCTTTGCTAATAAGGAAGTTGTATACATCTTCAGCAATCCCTTTAAGTAAATGTCCGACCTTATCTTCTTCAGACATCCGCGGGTTCACTAGCCTGCACAACTTTACGATTTCTTCAATGTACATGGTGCAAGCCTCACCAGATAATTGGGCCCGTTGAAGCAACGTCTGTTCGGCGCGTTTCTTTTTGGCAGAGCCGTCACCAAAACATTTATTTATCTCTTCTATAAAACGTTCCCACGTGGTAAGAGCGACTTCATGGTTATCAAACCAAATCAGCGCTGTCGCTTCCAAAAAGAATACGACGTTGGCTAGCCTCActgtggcatcccagccgttatAGCGACTCACTCGCTCGTAATTAGTCAACCACTCGTCAACGTCTTCATCGGACCTTCCAGCAAAGATGCGCGGTTCGCGGTGATGTTGCCAGTGGCCCGCCGCGGGTGCTGCTTGCTCAGCGCCGCCGTCCTGATGCATATCCAGTGGAAGTGGTGGCAATCCGACAActctgcggctgcgtcgaggAACAGGGGAATCCGTAgtgatacccagcacctccaccacaactGTTACGTACTCAGTAGGCACTGCGTGAGTCTGGGGTGTTTATTTAAGAGATTTAGCGACGGGGCGCAGAGCTCAAACCGATCAGACCGACCAGCTTCCTTTTTCTCTACGCTTCTGATCTCTCCTTCGTCGTCTACGCAAAGCACGTTACAATACCaacagaggagcttttcgctaagtcctcgtcggcgaatgggaaaccagacccacacacggtctcctgatgcgTACTGaacatcacggcgtcggaggtagtagtagtaagtgtttaatcaaaaatataataaaaatgaagttaacagatttttgctcaccccggcatctgccatcactgtatcggcggcacctgagctggggctgcggaaataaaggatagaaggcagtatgaagaaggaaaatgaaagaggtgaggggacagcaagagaggACATAGGGAaaggtcatatatacactatttacaaagagtcaaaataaagttgtccaggtcgtgcgcgtgtacaaaaaattataaaa
This region of Amblyomma americanum isolate KBUSLIRL-KWMA chromosome 5, ASM5285725v1, whole genome shotgun sequence genomic DNA includes:
- the LOC144134030 gene encoding uncharacterized protein LOC144134030, whose amino-acid sequence is MHQDGGAEQAAPAAGHWQHHREPRIFAGRSDEDVDEWLTNYERVSRYNGWDATVRLANVVFFLEATALIWFDNHEVALTTWERFIEEINKCFGDGSAKKKRAEQTLLQRAQLSGEACTMYIEEIVKLCRLVNPRMSEEDKVGHLLKGIAEDVYNFLISKDSMTSTADVIRHCRAFEALKLRRIVPKFGRLANVTSIASVDVAAPVSTADMIRQIVREELLRYQDPVHRNDAQQDGCALQAEPATPSTSWVPAGVLQNFADRRPREVQSAYQSVGRRRAYEGDLARQQLRDDYNQRSDHAWQDVKEMGRMLPSSSRLPGMSMKMKYEDEYEEGMLPGVWKATFVPVVVQKVRKCFD